Genomic DNA from Deinococcus planocerae:
ATCGTCGCCGTGGGCGCCGCCATCGGCATCGGCACGACTGCCGCCCTGCTCGCCCGCAAGGACCGCCCCCTGCCGGACGACCCGGACGCGCCGCTGTTTATCTAGCTTTCAGGCGTCAGCAAGATCCTTTTGCTGAAAACTGACTCCCGACGGCTCCCTTCAAAACGGCCACACCCGCGGAATCACCAGCATCGCCACGGCGAAGGTCACGACCGTCAGGCCCAGGCCGACCCGCACGAAGTCCAGAAAGCGGTAGCGGCCCGGCCCGTAGACGAGCATGCAGGAGGGTTCCAGGGGCGTAATGAAGGAGTTGCTCGCGGCGATGGTGATGCCGATAACAAAGGGCCGGGGGTCGTGGCCGAGCGCCTGGGCGGTGCCGATGGCGAGGGGCAGCATGACGAGGGCGGCGGCCTGGTTGCTCATGGGCTGGGTGAGGGCCACCGTCACCGCGAAGAGGGCGGCGAGCAGGCCGTAGGGACCGAGCGGCGCGAGCAGCCCTGAGATCGCGCCTGTGAGCACCCGGGCCGCCCCGGTGTCCTGAAAGGCGGTGCCGAAGGCGAGCATGCAGGCGACGAGGACGATGACGGGCCACTCGACGGCGCGGTACGCCTCCTCGGGGGTGACGAGCCGCAGCGCGAAAGCGAGGGCGACCGCGAGCAGCACCGCCACGCTCAGGGGCAGCAGCCCCAGGCCGCCGCCGAGCACCGCCCCGCCGAAGAGCAGCAGGGCGAGGGGGGCCTTGCGCAGGTCGCGCTGCGCTTCGGTCAGGTCGCCGAGGACCGTGAGGTGGTCGCCGAGGGCCGCGACCCGCTCGGCGGGGCCCTGAATCATGAGCACGTCCCCGACCCCCACGCGCACCCTGGCGAGGCGCTCGATGGTGCGGGCGCGGCGGTGCAGGGCGAGGACGGAAAGGCCGTAGCGCTCCCGGAAGCGCGACTCGCGCAGGGTCCGCCCGGTGAGGGGGCTGCCGGGCATCACGACCGCCTCGACGAGGCGCACGGGCACGGCCCCCTCGACCTGGAGCTTTTGCTCGCTCTTGCTGAAGACCCCCAGGGTGCCCTTGCCCGTCAGGATGCGGTGGGGCGGGCCCTCCACGGCGAGGGTGTCGCCCTCCTCGATGCGGAAGTCGGGGCCGGGCGCGTAGTGGGTCTCGCCCCCCCGGCGCAC
This window encodes:
- a CDS encoding SLC13 family permease; amino-acid sequence: MDPVTILLILFALALVLFATEWLPVDVTALLLLGSLLVLGLLTPREAFAGFGSDTVITLAGLFTLTRVLLRAGVIEWVGVALSRRARNAGGMIRGMLGAVAGVSAFTSNTATTAVFLPVVAGLARRAGVAPSRVLMPLAFASILGGTITVIGTSTNLVISGALPATGLRPLGFFELAWVGVPVAAAGLLYLFFVAPRLLPARDAALEESLRAYLADLTVAPGSLLAGQTLRETGLGRDHGLTVVAVRRGGETHYAPGPDFRIEEGDTLAVEGPPHRILTGKGTLGVFSKSEQKLQVEGAVPVRLVEAVVMPGSPLTGRTLRESRFRERYGLSVLALHRRARTIERLARVRVGVGDVLMIQGPAERVAALGDHLTVLGDLTEAQRDLRKAPLALLLFGGAVLGGGLGLLPLSVAVLLAVALAFALRLVTPEEAYRAVEWPVIVLVACMLAFGTAFQDTGAARVLTGAISGLLAPLGPYGLLAALFAVTVALTQPMSNQAAALVMLPLAIGTAQALGHDPRPFVIGITIAASNSFITPLEPSCMLVYGPGRYRFLDFVRVGLGLTVVTFAVAMLVIPRVWPF